The DNA segment CCTCGGCGTCCCCACGGATCCCACCCAGAAGGCGGACCTCTACGGCTGCGTCCGCTGCCACCAGGAGGTGGGCCATGGGCCGACGCGCTGACAGGCGAACCTGCCGTACCCTTTTCCGATCCACCCTTTGACGCGTAGCCCCCACGCGGGAGGACCCCTCCGATGACCGACAATCCCACTCCCCTGCTCTCCCGGCCGGTGGTCCGGATGGGCCTGCTCGCCGCCGGCGCCGCGCTGGCGACCGTCCTGGTGATGTCCCTCTACGCCAACATCTCCACCCGCAAGGCCGAGGCGCTCCAGACCAGCCTCAAGCTGGTGGACCTGGACGAGAAGACCGTCGATCCCGCCGTGTGGGGGAAGAACTTCCCGCGCCAGTACGACGCCTACCTGCGCACCGCCGAGAAATACAGCACCAAGTACGGCGGCGCCGGGAGCGAGGGGCTGCCCAAGAGCCGGATCCTGGAGGATCCCCGCCTGGTGACGATCTTCGACGGCTACGCCTTCGCCATCGACTTCAACCAGCGCCGAGGCCACGCCTACATGCTGGACGACCAGCGCACCACCAAGCGCGTCACGGATCGCCCGCAGCCGGGCTCCTGCCTCCACTGCCACGCGTCCAACACCGTGGCTTTCCGCGAGCTGGGTCTGAAGGGCGGCGCGCCGGGCACCCTGGACGAGGCCTTCGGCAGCCCCAACGCCCAGGCCCAGTTGATGGCGGGATTCGAAGCCCTCTGCAAGATGCCCTACCAGGAGGCCACGGCCCTCGTGAAGCATCCGGTGGCCTGCATCGACTGCCACGAGCCCAAGACCATGGCCCTCCGCGTCACCAAGCCGGGCTTCATCCGGGGCATCGACGCCCTGGCCCGCAGCGGCGAGCCCGTCCCGCACCTGCCCTCCATCGAGAAGTGGCGGAAGGGCGACCGTACCACCGCCTACGACGCCAACCGCGACGCCTCCCGCCAGGAACTGCGCTCCATGGTGTGCGGGCAGTGCCACGTCGAGTACTACTGCGGCCCCAAGGTCACGCTGTTCTTCCCCTGGAACAAGGGCCTGAAGGTCGAGCAGATCGAGGCCACCTACGACGACTACAAGTTCCCCGACGGCCACCGCTTCTTCGACTGGAAGCACGGCCGGACCGGCGCCGAGGTCCTCAAGGCCCAGCATCCCGAATTCGAGATGTGGAGCCAGGGCATCCACGCCCGCTCCGGGGTCTCCTGCGCCGACTGCCACATGCCCTACAAGCGCGAAGGCGCCCTCAAGATCAGCGACCATCAGGTACGCAGCCCGCTCCTCGACATCTCGCGGTCCTGCCAGACCTGCCACCGGTTCCCCGAGGACGAGCTGAAGGCCCGCGTCACCGCCATCCAGGACCGCACCAAGGCCCTGATGGACCGGGCGGAGGACGCCGTGGTGAACCTCATCAACGACATCGACGCCGCCAAGAAGGCCGGCGTGGACGACGCCAAGCTCAAGCCCGTGCTCGAACTCCAGCGCAAGGCCCAGTGGCGCGTGGACTTCGTCAACGCCGAGAACTCCATGGGCTTCCACGCCCCCCAGGAGGTCGCGCGCATCCTCGGCGAATCGATCGACTACGGCCGCCAGGGCCAGGTGCTCCTCCGCGACCTACAGGGCGGCAAGGTGGCGAAGAAGTAGGGAGAAGGGGGAACCGCAAAAGGGCCGGCTTTGCCGGCCCTTTTGCTATCGGTACCTTCCCGCCATCTCCTTCAAGACCCCCGTCAAATGGGTCCGCAGCGCGGGCGGCTCCAGGACTTCCGCGTCGGCGCCCAGC comes from the Geothrix sp. 21YS21S-4 genome and includes:
- a CDS encoding ammonia-forming cytochrome c nitrite reductase subunit c552 gives rise to the protein MTDNPTPLLSRPVVRMGLLAAGAALATVLVMSLYANISTRKAEALQTSLKLVDLDEKTVDPAVWGKNFPRQYDAYLRTAEKYSTKYGGAGSEGLPKSRILEDPRLVTIFDGYAFAIDFNQRRGHAYMLDDQRTTKRVTDRPQPGSCLHCHASNTVAFRELGLKGGAPGTLDEAFGSPNAQAQLMAGFEALCKMPYQEATALVKHPVACIDCHEPKTMALRVTKPGFIRGIDALARSGEPVPHLPSIEKWRKGDRTTAYDANRDASRQELRSMVCGQCHVEYYCGPKVTLFFPWNKGLKVEQIEATYDDYKFPDGHRFFDWKHGRTGAEVLKAQHPEFEMWSQGIHARSGVSCADCHMPYKREGALKISDHQVRSPLLDISRSCQTCHRFPEDELKARVTAIQDRTKALMDRAEDAVVNLINDIDAAKKAGVDDAKLKPVLELQRKAQWRVDFVNAENSMGFHAPQEVARILGESIDYGRQGQVLLRDLQGGKVAKK